One Chitinophaga varians DNA window includes the following coding sequences:
- a CDS encoding non-ribosomal peptide synthetase encodes MNKRVLSTLIDDWAARHPERIAVESTDGMFTYGNLSDATDMVAKSLAALSVKTGDIVAVYLPSSFKYIAGIIGVNKAGAIFMPLEVDYPPARLRQLLLTVKPAFVITTSALKDKLSGIMGNEDVPGLIWDDDSTAAGLRCNRQAVDHRDVRLPELDGNESNYLIYTSGSTGTPKIIEGVHKSLSHFVHWEVETFNLGPDVRCCQFAPVSFDVSFRDIFVPLLAGGTIVIPDASVKRDPRRLLEWLIDHSVTLVHIVPSYFRELTAVIRASGKPVSTSLKYILLAGEPLYGKDVKEWYDAAGKEVQLVNLYGPSETTLAKIYNRIREVPANAGEIVPLGHPISNTAIAIIQNGQLCNIGEIGEIYIKTPFRSKGYWGDPALTAASFIQNPLHQDYEDILYKTGDLGKYLADKSITYVGRIDSQVKIRGNRVELSEVMQTIAGYTGIKHTEVVSIEQEDTGTILCCYYTCDNGDIDQTELKRYLDRNLPAYMHPSYFVKLDAFPLNLNGKIDKKALPKPEDMLYLQQGFDPPENELEKAIADIWSSVLGIAKIGVNHSFFQLGGHSLTATKIVAGIHQKLHKQISLKDFFEHNTVSKLAVLIQHADADLLQPIRPVGKRAYYQATPAQQRIYLVEQLTDDFSAYNMSAAFKLSGAINETALQGAFNALLQKHEILRTTFVDIEGHLQQQVHDWKEMAVEHVVADQTSFSPQTAHTYIQDEMKRRFDLEKDLLWHVRLVHFADKQYLLQFTIHHIICDGWSMQVLTKDFLTAYSALAAGTPLLTPNLNVQYKDYSNWLWEKLKKDDNKRQYWHEKLGNTLPELYLPLDLPRPEVRKYEGDTIQFDLGTDLSGKIRNICTQQEASLFIFFEAVVKLLLMKISGQNDIVIGTPVAGRAHPELQDQVGLYLNYLALRTRIDTDSTFAALMRKIKNDTYESYQYQLYPFEKLAAEITGGAIELGRNPLYDVLVVMNNQGLNAADADIKELEKILGLEWIPVFDAVSKTDLTFFINESENISVNTEYRTDIFHKQTITKLNSDLLLLIEMVVKDIARPVEDVIEQLSGALEAEMLEKNQQLLNEDF; translated from the coding sequence ATTACTACGTCTGCGCTTAAAGATAAACTGTCCGGCATAATGGGTAATGAGGATGTTCCCGGTCTTATCTGGGACGACGATAGTACAGCAGCAGGCCTTCGATGTAACAGACAGGCAGTGGACCACCGGGATGTCCGTTTGCCGGAACTGGACGGGAACGAAAGCAACTATCTGATCTATACTTCAGGGTCAACCGGAACGCCAAAGATCATAGAGGGGGTGCATAAAAGCCTCAGCCACTTTGTCCATTGGGAAGTGGAGACATTTAATCTGGGGCCTGACGTAAGATGCTGCCAGTTTGCTCCTGTTTCATTTGACGTGAGCTTCAGGGATATTTTCGTTCCCCTGCTGGCCGGTGGAACAATTGTTATCCCGGACGCTTCTGTTAAAAGAGATCCACGGAGATTGCTGGAATGGCTGATTGACCACTCGGTGACCCTGGTGCATATAGTGCCGTCTTATTTTAGAGAATTGACGGCGGTTATCCGCGCATCCGGCAAACCGGTTTCCACCTCATTGAAATACATATTGCTGGCAGGCGAGCCACTATATGGCAAAGATGTGAAAGAATGGTACGACGCAGCAGGGAAAGAGGTGCAGCTGGTTAATTTGTATGGTCCCAGTGAAACAACCCTGGCCAAGATATACAACAGGATCAGGGAGGTGCCGGCTAATGCAGGAGAAATCGTACCCCTGGGGCACCCTATCAGCAATACTGCCATCGCTATCATTCAGAATGGCCAACTTTGTAATATTGGCGAGATAGGTGAAATATATATAAAAACGCCATTCCGGAGCAAGGGGTATTGGGGAGATCCTGCACTGACTGCCGCCAGCTTTATCCAAAATCCGCTACACCAGGATTATGAGGATATCCTGTATAAGACAGGTGATCTGGGAAAGTACCTGGCCGACAAAAGCATTACCTATGTTGGCAGGATAGACTCACAGGTCAAAATCCGGGGAAACCGCGTAGAGCTGTCTGAAGTGATGCAAACAATAGCCGGCTATACCGGGATAAAGCATACGGAGGTTGTGTCAATAGAACAGGAAGATACAGGTACAATACTATGTTGTTACTATACCTGTGATAATGGTGATATTGATCAGACGGAGCTAAAACGGTACTTAGACAGGAACTTGCCCGCATATATGCATCCGTCTTATTTCGTTAAACTGGATGCATTTCCGCTTAATCTGAACGGGAAAATTGATAAAAAGGCATTACCGAAACCGGAGGATATGCTGTATCTCCAACAGGGGTTTGATCCGCCGGAAAACGAACTGGAAAAAGCGATTGCTGATATTTGGAGTAGTGTGTTGGGAATCGCTAAAATAGGCGTGAATCACTCGTTCTTTCAACTGGGAGGTCATAGCCTTACCGCAACAAAAATTGTTGCCGGAATACATCAGAAATTACATAAGCAAATAAGCCTGAAGGATTTTTTCGAGCATAATACGGTTAGTAAACTGGCGGTGCTGATCCAACATGCGGACGCTGATCTGCTGCAGCCCATAAGGCCGGTCGGGAAACGAGCATACTATCAGGCTACACCCGCTCAACAAAGAATTTACCTTGTTGAACAGCTGACGGATGATTTTTCCGCTTACAATATGTCGGCCGCATTTAAACTCTCAGGTGCAATAAATGAGACTGCCTTGCAGGGGGCCTTTAATGCATTGCTGCAAAAGCATGAGATATTAAGGACAACTTTTGTTGATATAGAAGGACATCTGCAGCAACAGGTCCACGATTGGAAAGAGATGGCAGTGGAGCATGTTGTAGCAGACCAGACATCGTTTTCCCCGCAAACTGCCCACACCTACATACAGGATGAAATGAAACGGCGTTTCGACCTGGAAAAAGATTTGCTTTGGCACGTAAGGTTGGTCCATTTTGCCGATAAGCAGTACCTCCTGCAGTTTACCATCCATCATATTATTTGTGACGGCTGGTCCATGCAGGTATTGACAAAGGATTTCCTTACCGCGTACAGCGCGTTGGCAGCGGGTACACCGTTGCTTACCCCCAATCTGAATGTCCAGTACAAAGACTATTCAAACTGGTTGTGGGAAAAATTGAAGAAGGATGATAACAAACGTCAATACTGGCACGAGAAACTGGGGAACACACTGCCGGAATTGTATCTTCCGCTTGACTTGCCCCGGCCGGAAGTGCGGAAGTATGAAGGAGATACCATTCAGTTTGATCTGGGTACAGACCTATCCGGTAAAATCAGGAATATTTGCACACAACAGGAGGCCAGTTTGTTCATCTTCTTTGAGGCAGTTGTAAAACTACTGCTCATGAAAATTTCCGGGCAAAATGATATCGTGATAGGCACCCCTGTTGCCGGCAGGGCACATCCGGAGCTGCAGGACCAGGTGGGCCTGTACCTCAATTACCTGGCATTAAGGACCCGGATAGACACTGACAGTACCTTTGCTGCGCTGATGCGGAAAATCAAAAATGATACATACGAAAGCTACCAGTATCAACTATATCCATTTGAAAAACTGGCTGCGGAAATTACGGGAGGAGCTATTGAACTTGGAAGAAACCCACTGTATGATGTGTTGGTGGTGATGAATAACCAGGGACTGAACGCTGCAGATGCTGATATAAAAGAACTGGAAAAAATCCTGGGCCTGGAATGGATACCAGTCTTCGATGCTGTCAGTAAAACAGATCTTACCTTCTTCATAAACGAAAGCGAAAATATCTCAGTAAATACAGAATACCGGACGGACATTTTCCACAAACAGACCATTACTAAACTCAATAGTGACTTGTTACTGCTGATAGAAATGGTCGTAAAAGATATTGCCCGTCCTGTAGAAGATGTGATAGAACAGCTGTCCGGCGCGCTGGAGGCAGAAATGCTTGAAAAGAACCAGCAACTGCTTAATGAAGATTTTTAA